Proteins from a genomic interval of Mercenaria mercenaria strain notata unplaced genomic scaffold, MADL_Memer_1 contig_4666, whole genome shotgun sequence:
- the LOC128554038 gene encoding uncharacterized protein LOC128554038 encodes MSSQMKQQEFTNRKEAEKLSSVKLPKIDMISFAGDKTKWTEFWDCFQSAVHNNKMISNIEKFTYLKSKLFGEAGRAIAGLACRAKNYNVAMDILKKRFGNSQEIIDLHYKRLINISSATNKVSSLRYLIDNVDKHFRSLESLDQNVNQDIIVSIIKSKIPEDVLLQLEIMKDVDEKWTVRTISKRLNDYIVARERAVKDTNSTDIRQRRSATMSYERKQRSFGLGMRNRTSESTPKHTTEAFVAGENRAITQAFTKACRYCNGEHWSDECKRYKTIDERKKRLKGCCYKCLKDNHRVKDCKSTRICTYCKKVNVHHRSLCDKDFKLIKILKAQICPMKWKMLKIRKAKIKH; translated from the coding sequence ATGTCTTCACAAATGAAGCAACAAGAATTTACAAACAGAAAAGAAGCTGAAAAACTGTCATCAGTTAAGCTACCGAAAATAGATATGATATCTTTCGCCGGTGATAAAACTAAGTGGACTGAATTTTGGGACTGTTTCCAGAGCGCGGTACACAacaataaaatgatatcaaacattgaaaagtttACCTATCTGAAGAGCAAATTGTTCGGTGAAGCAGGAAGGGCGATTGCTGGATTAGCCTGTCGAGCGAAAAACTATAACGTAGCAATGGatattttgaagaaaagattTGGCAATTCACAAGAAATAATTGATCTTCACTACAAGCGACTGATAAACATTTCGTCGGCTACAAACAAAGTTAGCAGTTTGAGATATTTGATAGACAATGTCGATAAACATTTTAGAAGTCTGGAAAGTCTCGATCAAAACGTCAACCAAGACATTATTGTGTCGATCATAAAGTCGAAAATACCTGAAGATGTGTTACTGCAACTTGAAATCATGAAAGATGTCGACGAAAAGTGGACAGTTAGAACTATAAGCAAACGGTTAAATGACTATATTGTAGCGCGTGAAAGGGCAGTAAAGGACACGAACAGTACCGACATTAGACAACGACGCTCAGCTACGATGTCATATGAAAGGAAACAGCGAAGCTTTGGACTGGGAATGAGAAATCGTACGTCTGAATCTACACCAAAACATACGACAGAAGCGTTTGTAGCGGGAGAAAATAGAGCAATTACGCAAGCATTTACGAAAGCGTGTAGATACTGCAACGGCGAGCACTGGAGCGATGAATGTAAAAGGTATAAAACAATTGATGAAAGGAAAAAACGGTTGAAAGGATGCTGTTATAAATGTTTGAAAGATAATCATAGAGTAAAGGACTGTAAAAGCACAAGAATTTGTACGTACTGCAAGAAAGTGAACGTACATCACAGAAGTTTATGTGACAAAGatttcaaattaatcaaaatcTTGAAAGCGCAAATTTGTCCAATGAagtggaaaatgttgaaaatacggaaagcgaaaataaaacattag
- the LOC128554039 gene encoding uncharacterized protein LOC128554039 produces MPPFPKGRVTEAVAFERTGLDYLGPLYIKTSGEYRKVWVCLFTCLVTRAVHLETVHDMSTEEFLLALRRFIAQRGSPMEINSDNAKQFKLASDTIHLIWKNTIKSDDVQTYVSNHGIKWNFIVERAPWYGGYWERLVGLVKQSLRKSLGRRSLTDILLSKK; encoded by the coding sequence ATGCCCCCGTTTCCAAAGGGACGTGTTACGGAGGCGGTCGCGTTTGAAAGGACAGGTCTCGATTATCTGGGACCCCTCTACATAAAAACCTCTGGGGAATATAGAAAGGTATGGGTCTGCCTATTCACTTGTTTAGTAACTCGTGCAGTACATTTGGAGACAGTACACGATATGTCAACAGAAGAGTTCCTATTAGCGTTACGTCGATTCATTGCGCAACGGGGATCACCAATGGAAATAAACAGTGACAACGCAAAACAGTTCAAGTTAGCCAGTGACACAATACATTTAATCTGGAAAAACACTATCAAAAGCGATGACGTGCAAACGTATGTATCAAATCATggaataaaatggaattttattgTCGAGCGAGCCCCCTGGTATGGAGGTTACTGGGAAAGACTTGTGGGACTTGTTAAACAATCATTACGCAAATCTCTAGGACGTAGATCATTGACTGATATTCTGTTATCAAAGAAATAG